A region from the Arvicola amphibius chromosome 12, mArvAmp1.2, whole genome shotgun sequence genome encodes:
- the Gpr161 gene encoding G-protein coupled receptor 161 has translation MSLNSSLDYRKELSNLTAAEEGGEGGVVTDFVTIIIITVFVCLGNLVIVVTLYKKSYLLTLSNKFVFSLTLSNFLLSVLVLPFVVTSSIRREWIFGVVWCNFSALLYLLISSASMLTLGVIAIDRYYAVLYPMVYPMKITGNRAVMALVYIWLHSLIGCLPPLFGWSSVEFDEFKWMCVAAWHREPGYTVFWQIWCALFPFLIMLVCYGFIFRVARVKARKVHCGSVVIVEEDTQRSGRKNSSTSTSSSGSRRNAFQGVVYSANQCKALITILVVLGAFMITWGPYMVVITSEALWGKNCVSPALETWATWLSFTSAICHPLIYGLWNKTVRKELLGMCFGDRYYREPFVQRQRTARLFSISNRITDLGLSPHLTALMAGGQSLGHSSSTGDTGFSYSQDSGTDVMLLEDHASDDNPVPHCTCPPKRRSSVTFEDEVEQIKEAAKNSILHVKAEVHKSLDSYAASLAKAIEAEAKINLFGEEALPGVLFTARTVPGASFGGRRGSRTLLNQRLQLQSIEEGDILAAEQR, from the exons ATGAGCCTCAACTCCTCCCTCGACTACAGGAAGGAGCTGAGCAACCTTACTGCAGCGGAGGAGGGTGGTGAAGGGGGTGTGGTCACGGACtttgtcaccatcatcatcatcaccgtgTTCGtctgcctgggcaacttagtCATCGTGGTCACTTTGTACAAGAAGTCCTACCTCCTGACCCTCAGCAACAAGTTTGTCTTCAGCCTGACACTGTCcaacttcctgctgtctgtgctgGTGCTGCCCTTCGTGGTGACTAGCTCCATCCGGAGGGAATGGATCTTTGGCGTGGTCTGGTGCAACTTCTCGGCTCTTCTCTACCTGCTGATCAGCTCGGCCAGCATGCTCACTCTCGGAGTCATTGCCATCGACCG CTATTATGCTGTCCTGTACCCAATGGTGTACCCCATGAAGATCACAGGGAACCGAGCCGTGATGGCTCTCGTCTACATCTGGCTTCACTCCCTCATTGGCTGCCTGCCACCGCTGTTTGGTTGGTCATCGGTGGAGTTTGATGAGTTCAAGTGGATGTGTGTGGCTGCGTGGCACCGGGAGCCTGGCTACACCGTCTTCTGGCAGATCTGGTGTGCCCTGTTCCCCTTTCTCATCATGCTAGTGTGCTATGGCTTCATCTTCCGCGTGGCTAGGGTCAAGGCCCGAAAAGTGCACTGTGGCTCGGTGGTCATCGTGGAGGAGGATACGcagaggagtgggaggaagaatTCCAGTACCTCCACTTCCTCCTCGGGCAGCAGGAGGAACGCTTTTCAAGGCGTGGTCTACTCCGCTAACCAGTGCAAAGCCCTCATCACCATTCTGGTGGTCCTGGGAGCCTTCATGATCACCTGGGGCCCCTACATGGTTGTCATTACCTCAGAGGCACTCTGGGGGAAGAACTgcgtctccccagccctggagacTTGGGCCACGTGGCTGTCCTTCACCAGTGCCATCTGCCACCCTCTCATCTATGGGCTTTGGAACAAGACTGTGCGCAAGGAGCTCCTGGGCATGTGCTTTGGGGACCGTTACTACCGGGAGCCATTTGTTCAGCGACAGAGGACCGCCAGGCTCTTCAGCATTTCCAACAGGATCACAG ACTTGGGCCTGTCCCCACACCTCACGGCTCTCATGGCAGGCGGACAGTCCCTGGGCCACAGCAGCAGCACCGGTGACACCGGCTTCAGCTACTCCCAGGATTCAG GGACGGATGTGATGCTGCTGGAAGACCATGCGTCTGACGACAACCCTGTCCCCCACTGCACCTGCCCACCCAAGAGAAGGAGCTCTGTGACATTTGAGGATGAAGTAGAACAGATCAAAG AGGCTGCCAAGAACTCTATTCTCCATGTGAAGGCTGAAGTCCACAAATCCTTGGACAGTTACGCAGCCAGCTTGGCTAAAGCCATTGAGGCCGAAGCCAAAATCAACTTATTTGGGGAGGAGGCTTTGCCAGGGGTCTTGTTCACAGCACGGACTGTCCCAGGGGCTAGCTTTGGGGGGCGTCGAGGCAGCAGGACTCTTTTGAATCAGAGGCTACAACTGCAGAGCATTGAAGAAGGGGACATCTTAGCTGCAGAACAGAGATGA